A genome region from Solirubrobacter pauli includes the following:
- a CDS encoding sensor domain-containing diguanylate cyclase, with protein MDRILSRREVIASAIGLAAALSLWSPLGLAAPLLVIPLFAVLWFFARERRIRTQQVETLRVILQHASDLILIVERDGRVRRVLGASAALLGDAESGHLIDHVHADDVAGVRRFLASGSGEAEFRLRHADGAVRHVHAVAADLTRDDRVRGLVLTIRDDEARQALRHRAWHDPLTGLANRALFDERLAEADEPAVLFIDLDGFKPVNDRLGHAAGDEVLRIVARRLQTCVRATDTVARLGGDEFALLVEAGSEDEVAARVADAFADPFAVGGELLVVTASVGVAVGGEDVLAAADRAMYAVKRRDERQRAIS; from the coding sequence ATGGACCGGATTCTGAGCCGCCGTGAGGTGATCGCCAGCGCGATCGGCCTCGCGGCGGCGCTGTCGTTGTGGAGCCCGCTGGGGCTCGCGGCGCCGCTGCTCGTCATCCCGCTGTTCGCGGTGCTGTGGTTCTTCGCGCGCGAGCGGCGGATCCGCACGCAGCAGGTCGAGACGCTGCGGGTGATCCTGCAGCACGCCTCCGACCTGATCCTGATCGTCGAGCGCGACGGCCGCGTGCGCCGGGTGCTCGGCGCGTCCGCCGCGCTGCTCGGCGACGCGGAGTCCGGGCACCTGATCGACCACGTCCACGCGGACGACGTGGCCGGCGTGCGCCGCTTCCTGGCGTCGGGCAGCGGCGAGGCGGAGTTCCGGCTGCGTCACGCGGACGGCGCCGTGCGCCACGTGCACGCGGTCGCCGCCGACCTCACGCGCGACGACCGCGTGCGCGGGCTCGTCCTGACCATCCGCGACGACGAGGCGCGCCAGGCGCTCCGCCACCGCGCGTGGCACGACCCGCTGACCGGGCTCGCGAACCGCGCGCTGTTCGACGAGCGGCTCGCGGAGGCCGACGAGCCGGCGGTGCTGTTCATCGACCTGGACGGGTTCAAGCCGGTCAACGACCGGCTCGGGCACGCGGCGGGCGACGAGGTGCTGCGGATCGTCGCCCGGCGGTTGCAGACGTGCGTGCGCGCGACCGACACCGTCGCGCGGCTGGGCGGCGACGAGTTCGCGCTGCTGGTCGAGGCCGGCTCCGAGGACGAAGTCGCCGCGCGGGTGGCGGACGCGTTCGCCGACCCGTTCGCGGTCGGCGGCGAGCTGCTCGTCGTGACGGCCAGCGTCGGCGTCGCGGTGGGCGGCGAGGACGTGCTGGCCGCGGCCGACCGTGCGATGTACGCCGTCAAGCGACGGGACGAGCGGCAACGCGCCATAAGCTGA
- a CDS encoding YciI family protein produces the protein MARFLLFMYPVISDEEYAAGPSLEDVEAMNTFNQALQDAGALLAADGLAPEYTRVSEGGVTDGPFSEAKELVGGYWIIQAKDHAEAVEWTKRIPLSGQSFVEVRRIMELSDFPEEIAAAAEIK, from the coding sequence ATGGCTCGCTTCCTGCTCTTCATGTACCCCGTCATCAGCGACGAGGAGTACGCCGCCGGACCGTCGCTCGAGGACGTCGAGGCGATGAACACGTTCAACCAGGCGCTCCAGGACGCCGGCGCGCTGCTCGCCGCCGACGGGTTGGCGCCCGAGTACACCCGCGTGAGCGAGGGCGGCGTGACCGACGGGCCGTTCAGCGAGGCGAAGGAGCTCGTCGGCGGCTACTGGATCATCCAGGCCAAGGACCACGCCGAGGCGGTCGAGTGGACCAAGCGGATCCCGCTGTCGGGACAGTCGTTCGTCGAGGTCCGCCGGATCATGGAGCTCTCAGACTTCCCGGAGGAGATCGCCGCGGCGGCCGAGATCAAGTGA
- a CDS encoding RNA polymerase sigma factor produces MTSSREAVEAVWRIESARLIGGLARMVRDVGVAEDLAQDALVAALETWPRTGVPDNPGAWLMATAKHRAIDLMRRNQRLQSKQEELAWELGVQLAMARPAALGEEIGDDVLALMFTCCHPVLKVEARVALTLRMLGGLSTPAIARAFLVPEATVAQRIVRAKRALADEHVPFAVPSGEALQPRLASVLEVVYLIFNEGYTASAGEDWMRPDLCEDALRLARILARLAPQASEAHGLVALLEIQASRTAARTDRAGRPVLLLDQDRRRWDPLLIRRGLAALARAEALGLGPYGLQAAIAACHARARRAEDTDWYRITALYEQLARRSPSPVVELNRAVAIGMAFGPQAALAHVDQLQDALPGYHLLPSVRADLLAKLGRTEEARAELERAATLTGNAAEQRLLRARAAAL; encoded by the coding sequence GTGACCTCGTCGCGCGAGGCCGTCGAAGCCGTCTGGCGGATCGAGTCCGCCCGGTTGATCGGCGGCCTCGCGCGGATGGTCCGCGACGTCGGCGTGGCCGAGGACCTCGCCCAGGACGCGCTGGTCGCGGCGCTCGAGACGTGGCCGCGGACCGGCGTGCCGGACAACCCGGGCGCGTGGCTGATGGCGACGGCCAAGCATCGTGCGATCGACCTGATGCGGCGCAACCAGCGTCTGCAGAGCAAGCAGGAGGAGCTCGCCTGGGAGCTCGGCGTCCAGTTGGCGATGGCGCGGCCGGCGGCGCTCGGCGAGGAGATCGGCGACGACGTGCTCGCGCTGATGTTCACCTGCTGCCACCCGGTCCTGAAGGTCGAGGCGCGGGTGGCGCTGACCCTGCGGATGCTGGGCGGGCTCTCGACACCCGCGATCGCCCGCGCGTTCCTCGTGCCCGAGGCGACGGTGGCGCAGCGGATCGTGCGCGCCAAGCGCGCGCTCGCGGATGAGCACGTGCCGTTCGCGGTGCCGAGCGGCGAAGCGCTGCAGCCGCGGCTCGCCTCCGTGCTGGAGGTCGTCTACCTGATCTTCAACGAGGGCTACACCGCCTCGGCCGGCGAGGACTGGATGCGACCGGACCTGTGCGAGGACGCGCTGCGGCTCGCGCGCATCCTGGCGCGGCTGGCGCCGCAGGCGAGCGAGGCGCACGGGCTCGTCGCGCTGCTGGAGATCCAGGCGTCGCGCACGGCCGCGCGGACCGACCGCGCCGGCCGCCCGGTCCTGCTGCTCGACCAGGACCGCCGGCGCTGGGACCCGCTGCTGATCCGCCGCGGGCTGGCGGCGCTGGCGCGGGCCGAGGCGCTCGGGCTCGGCCCCTACGGGCTGCAGGCCGCGATCGCCGCGTGCCACGCGCGGGCGCGGCGGGCGGAGGACACCGACTGGTACCGGATCACGGCGCTCTACGAGCAGCTCGCTCGGCGCTCCCCCTCGCCGGTCGTCGAGCTCAACCGGGCGGTGGCGATCGGCATGGCGTTCGGACCGCAGGCGGCGTTGGCGCACGTCGACCAGCTCCAGGACGCGCTGCCGGGCTACCACCTGCTGCCCAGCGTCCGCGCCGACCTGCTGGCCAAGCTCGGCCGGACCGAGGAGGCGCGCGCGGAGCTCGAGCGTGCCGCAACGCTCACCGGCAACGCCGCCGAGCAGCGGCTGCTTCGCGCCCGCGCCGCGGCCCTGTAA
- a CDS encoding NAD(P)/FAD-dependent oxidoreductase: MSDVDQWLSDFGAALSRGDSAGAAALFHEESFWRDLVAFTWNLKTVEGPEEIEAMLDATLEHTQPSGWHTTEPPDTADGITTAWIAFETATGRGNGLLRLRDGKAWTLLTALYELKGFEEPRGTHRPKGVVHGADPDRVTWLEARQREAEELGYTVDPEVVIVGGGQGAIGLGARLRQLGVPTIICERNARPGDSWRRRYKSLCLHDPVWYDHLPYIKFPENWPVFSPKDKIGDWLEMYTRVMELNYWGSTVVRSASFDPDEGRWTVQVEREGQALTLRPRQLVLATGMSSQPNVPEIEGMDVFKGDQHHSSKHPGPDAYAGKRAVVIGSNNSAHDICAALWEVGADVTMVQRSSTHIVRSDTLMEIGLGALYSEEALAAGVTTEKADLIFASLPYRILHEFQIPLYDQMRERDKDFYDRLEAAGFWLDWGEDGSGLFMKYLRRGSGYYIDVGASELVADGKIKLAHGRVARLTEDAVELEDGTVLGADLVVYATGYNSMNGWAAELISPEVADKVGKVWGLGSATTKDPGPWEGEQRNMWKPTQQEHLWFHGGNLHQSRHYSLYLALQLKARLEGIDTPVYGLQEVHHLA; the protein is encoded by the coding sequence GTGAGCGACGTTGACCAGTGGCTGTCGGACTTCGGTGCTGCGCTGAGTCGCGGCGACAGCGCGGGCGCTGCGGCGCTGTTCCACGAAGAGAGCTTCTGGCGCGACCTGGTCGCGTTCACGTGGAACCTCAAGACGGTCGAAGGACCGGAGGAGATCGAGGCGATGCTCGACGCCACGCTCGAGCACACGCAGCCGAGCGGCTGGCACACCACGGAGCCGCCTGACACCGCCGACGGGATCACGACCGCGTGGATCGCGTTCGAGACGGCGACCGGCCGCGGCAACGGCCTGCTGCGCCTGCGCGACGGCAAGGCGTGGACGCTGCTCACCGCGCTCTACGAGCTGAAGGGGTTCGAGGAGCCGCGCGGCACGCACCGGCCCAAGGGCGTGGTGCACGGCGCCGACCCGGACCGCGTCACGTGGCTGGAGGCGCGGCAGCGGGAGGCGGAGGAGCTCGGCTACACGGTCGATCCCGAGGTGGTGATCGTGGGCGGCGGCCAGGGCGCGATCGGCCTCGGCGCGCGGCTCCGCCAGCTCGGCGTCCCGACGATCATCTGCGAGCGCAACGCCCGCCCCGGGGACTCGTGGCGGCGCCGCTACAAGTCGCTCTGCCTGCACGACCCGGTCTGGTACGACCACCTGCCCTACATCAAGTTCCCCGAGAACTGGCCGGTGTTCTCGCCGAAGGACAAGATCGGCGACTGGCTGGAGATGTACACGCGGGTGATGGAGCTCAACTACTGGGGCTCGACGGTCGTGCGGTCGGCCTCCTTCGACCCCGACGAGGGGCGCTGGACCGTGCAGGTCGAGCGCGAGGGCCAGGCGCTCACGTTGCGCCCGCGCCAGCTTGTCCTCGCCACCGGCATGTCCTCGCAGCCGAACGTGCCCGAGATCGAGGGCATGGACGTCTTCAAGGGCGACCAGCACCACTCGTCCAAGCACCCCGGTCCGGACGCGTACGCGGGCAAGCGGGCGGTGGTGATCGGCTCCAACAACTCCGCGCACGACATCTGCGCGGCGCTGTGGGAGGTCGGCGCGGACGTGACGATGGTGCAGCGCTCCTCCACCCACATCGTGCGGTCGGACACGCTGATGGAGATCGGGCTCGGCGCCCTGTACTCCGAAGAGGCGCTGGCGGCCGGGGTCACGACCGAGAAGGCGGACCTGATCTTCGCGTCGCTGCCCTACCGGATCCTGCACGAGTTCCAGATCCCGCTCTACGACCAGATGCGTGAGCGCGACAAGGACTTCTACGACCGCCTGGAGGCTGCCGGCTTCTGGCTCGACTGGGGCGAGGACGGCTCGGGCCTGTTCATGAAGTACCTCCGGCGGGGCTCGGGCTACTACATCGACGTGGGCGCCTCGGAGCTGGTCGCCGACGGCAAGATCAAGCTCGCCCACGGGCGCGTGGCGCGGCTCACCGAGGACGCCGTCGAGCTCGAGGACGGCACGGTGCTCGGTGCCGACCTCGTCGTCTACGCGACGGGTTACAACTCGATGAACGGCTGGGCCGCGGAGCTGATCTCGCCGGAGGTGGCCGACAAGGTCGGCAAGGTGTGGGGCCTCGGGTCCGCCACGACCAAGGACCCGGGCCCCTGGGAGGGCGAGCAGCGGAACATGTGGAAGCCGACGCAGCAGGAGCACCTGTGGTTCCACGGCGGCAACCTGCACCAGTCGCGGCACTACTCGCTCTACCTCGCCTTGCAGCTAAAGGCGCGCCTCGAGGGGATCGACACGCCCGTGTACGGGCTTCAGGAGGTCCATCACCTCGCCTGA
- a CDS encoding GlsB/YeaQ/YmgE family stress response membrane protein, with translation MIGALILGFLAGVIGRVLMPGDVFRHMSGPASWLVSLVLGLIGAAVGWFLFTKLLGIGDEDVFDLGGILSAIIGVLIVLPIAGFVLRRTGMSPERKPSGPPQAR, from the coding sequence ATGATCGGAGCACTCATCCTCGGCTTCTTGGCCGGCGTCATCGGGCGGGTCCTCATGCCCGGCGACGTCTTCCGCCACATGAGCGGGCCCGCGTCGTGGCTCGTCTCGCTCGTCCTCGGCCTGATCGGCGCGGCCGTGGGCTGGTTCCTCTTCACCAAGCTGCTCGGGATCGGCGACGAGGACGTCTTCGACCTCGGCGGCATCCTCTCCGCGATCATCGGCGTGCTGATCGTGCTGCCGATCGCGGGCTTCGTGCTCCGGCGCACGGGCATGTCACCGGAGCGCAAGCCGTCAGGTCCTCCTCAGGCGAGGTGA
- a CDS encoding RNA polymerase sigma factor yields the protein MSADSLERAFRDERAAVLATITRRLDGDLALAEDVVQDAFVAAAVEWDRRGVPDRPGAWLTTTAWRNALDRLRHQRVVDAHAMQVGEAVTYDEIDFERSSLEDDQLRMLFACCHPALSPEVRMALTLRSVAGLTVEEIARALISSEPAMERRLTRARNKISKGRIPFRVPPDDLLPERLGAVLRVVYLVFNEGHAAVRDELRDEGVRLARLLARLMPDAAEAHGLLALVLLTDARSSARVRDGELVSLEEQDRGRWDRGLVDEGVAVLERALRLPSPGTYVIQAAIAALHDQAPAFASTDWLQIAALYAELARVDPSPVITINRAIAVGFAAGPATGLSLLDTVSGLERYHPLHAARAELLRRLGDIDGADAAYATALSLSALPHERAALAARRATLG from the coding sequence GTGAGCGCGGATTCGCTCGAGCGGGCCTTCCGCGACGAGCGAGCCGCGGTGCTGGCGACGATCACGCGCCGGCTCGACGGCGACCTCGCGCTGGCGGAGGACGTCGTCCAGGACGCGTTCGTGGCCGCGGCGGTCGAATGGGATCGCCGCGGCGTGCCGGACCGGCCAGGTGCCTGGCTGACCACGACGGCCTGGCGCAATGCGCTCGACCGGCTTCGTCACCAGCGCGTGGTGGACGCGCACGCGATGCAGGTGGGAGAGGCCGTGACCTACGACGAGATCGACTTCGAGCGGTCCTCGCTGGAGGACGACCAGCTGCGGATGCTGTTCGCGTGCTGTCATCCGGCGCTGTCCCCGGAAGTGCGGATGGCGCTGACCCTGCGCAGCGTCGCCGGGCTCACGGTCGAGGAGATCGCGCGGGCGCTCATCTCGTCCGAGCCCGCCATGGAGCGACGGCTGACACGGGCCCGCAACAAGATCAGCAAGGGGCGGATCCCGTTCCGCGTGCCCCCTGACGACCTGCTGCCCGAGCGGCTGGGCGCGGTGCTCCGGGTGGTCTACCTCGTGTTCAACGAAGGCCACGCCGCGGTCCGCGACGAGCTGCGCGACGAGGGCGTGCGGCTCGCGCGCCTGCTCGCGCGGTTGATGCCGGACGCCGCCGAGGCGCACGGGCTGCTCGCGCTGGTCCTGCTGACCGATGCGCGGTCGTCGGCGCGGGTGCGCGACGGCGAGCTCGTGTCGCTGGAGGAGCAGGACCGAGGGCGGTGGGACCGGGGGTTGGTGGACGAAGGCGTGGCGGTGCTCGAGCGGGCGCTGCGGTTGCCCTCGCCGGGCACGTACGTGATCCAGGCCGCGATCGCGGCATTGCACGACCAGGCGCCGGCGTTCGCTTCCACCGACTGGCTGCAGATCGCCGCGTTGTACGCGGAGCTGGCACGCGTCGACCCGTCTCCTGTGATCACGATCAACCGTGCGATCGCGGTGGGGTTCGCCGCAGGCCCAGCGACCGGGCTCTCACTGCTGGACACCGTGTCCGGCCTCGAGCGCTACCACCCGTTGCACGCCGCGCGGGCCGAGCTGCTGCGCCGCCTCGGCGACATCGACGGCGCAGATGCGGCCTACGCGACGGCGCTCTCGCTGTCGGCCCTTCCGCACGAGCGGGCCGCTCTGGCCGCGCGCCGCGCGACCCTCGGGTAG
- a CDS encoding YciI family protein, with protein sequence MHYVLTLHYRDGEGPEMGTPEFEAEMKVWNALNDEMKAAGVIVGVGGLSPETATTLRTRGGEEIVTDGPFAETKEILFSLYVIDVEDLDAALAWARRMPATEYGSVQIHASSYGFQTA encoded by the coding sequence ATGCACTACGTACTCACACTGCACTACCGCGACGGCGAGGGCCCGGAGATGGGAACTCCGGAGTTCGAGGCCGAGATGAAGGTCTGGAACGCCCTCAACGATGAGATGAAGGCGGCCGGCGTGATCGTCGGCGTCGGCGGGCTCTCGCCGGAGACCGCCACGACGCTGCGCACTCGCGGGGGCGAGGAGATCGTCACCGATGGGCCGTTCGCCGAGACCAAGGAGATCCTGTTCTCGCTGTACGTCATCGACGTCGAGGACCTGGACGCCGCGCTCGCCTGGGCACGCCGGATGCCGGCCACCGAGTACGGCTCGGTCCAGATCCACGCCTCCTCCTACGGATTCCAGACGGCGTGA
- a CDS encoding long-chain fatty acid--CoA ligase, whose translation MQGLMSQYPLTLTHIFNRAERLFAGKGVATVQAGGIERITYGEWAQRTRKLATVLDELGVSPDGRVATFAWNTARHLELYFAAPCSGRVLHTLNIRLFPDDVVYIADHAEDEVVFVDRSLLGIFWPLVDRLSTVKQVIVMDDGVPEDIPDDPRVQDYETLLAAAAPAEFGVLEDENQAAAMCYTSGTTGHPKGVVYSHRSTVLHSMGALCVDAAAVSEKDRVMPVVPMFHANAWGLCQAAVMAGADLVMPGPKMQPAAIAELMEGEKVTLAAGVPTIWMGVLPELKGRDLSSLRDIVCGGSAVPKSLSEAYREQVGLPILQAWGMTETSPVATTGRIKSTLADASEEELADLRAAQGTPIPLVELRIADPATGEELPWDGEARGELQAVGPWIARAYYNDERSDQSFTEDGWLRTGDVATISPDGYVRLVDRTKDLVKSGGEWISSVELENAIMAHPKVAEAAVIGIPDEKWSERPLACVVPEPGEGLTLDELRAFLAERVPKWWIPNDLELIEEVPKTSVGKFSKKTLRERFAERKATA comes from the coding sequence ATGCAAGGACTGATGTCGCAGTACCCGCTCACGCTCACCCACATCTTCAATCGTGCTGAGCGCTTGTTCGCGGGCAAGGGGGTGGCGACCGTCCAGGCCGGTGGCATCGAGCGGATCACCTACGGCGAGTGGGCGCAGCGGACGCGCAAGCTCGCGACCGTGCTGGACGAGCTCGGCGTCAGCCCGGACGGCCGCGTGGCGACCTTCGCCTGGAACACCGCGCGCCATCTCGAGCTCTACTTCGCCGCGCCCTGCTCGGGGCGCGTCCTGCACACGCTCAACATCCGTCTCTTTCCTGACGACGTCGTCTACATCGCCGACCACGCCGAGGACGAGGTCGTGTTCGTGGACCGGTCGCTGCTCGGCATCTTCTGGCCGCTCGTGGACCGGCTGAGCACCGTCAAGCAGGTGATCGTCATGGACGACGGTGTTCCTGAGGACATCCCCGACGATCCGCGCGTGCAGGACTACGAGACGCTGCTGGCGGCCGCCGCGCCGGCCGAGTTCGGCGTGCTGGAGGACGAGAACCAGGCCGCCGCCATGTGCTACACGAGCGGCACCACGGGGCACCCGAAGGGCGTCGTCTACTCGCACCGCTCGACCGTCCTGCACTCGATGGGCGCGCTGTGCGTGGACGCGGCCGCGGTGTCCGAGAAGGACCGGGTGATGCCGGTCGTGCCGATGTTCCACGCCAACGCGTGGGGCCTCTGCCAGGCGGCGGTGATGGCGGGGGCGGACCTCGTCATGCCCGGCCCGAAGATGCAGCCCGCCGCGATCGCCGAGCTGATGGAGGGCGAGAAGGTGACGCTGGCCGCGGGCGTGCCGACGATCTGGATGGGCGTGCTGCCGGAGCTCAAGGGGCGGGACCTGTCGTCTCTACGGGACATCGTGTGCGGCGGGTCCGCCGTGCCGAAGTCCCTGAGCGAGGCCTACCGCGAGCAGGTCGGGCTGCCGATCCTGCAGGCCTGGGGCATGACCGAGACGTCGCCGGTGGCGACCACGGGGCGGATCAAGTCGACGCTCGCCGACGCCTCCGAAGAGGAGCTCGCCGACCTACGCGCCGCGCAGGGCACGCCGATCCCGCTCGTGGAGCTGCGGATCGCCGACCCCGCGACGGGCGAGGAGCTGCCCTGGGACGGCGAGGCGCGCGGCGAGCTGCAGGCGGTCGGGCCGTGGATCGCCCGCGCCTACTACAACGACGAGCGCTCGGACCAGTCGTTCACCGAGGACGGCTGGCTGCGCACGGGCGACGTGGCGACGATCTCGCCCGACGGCTACGTGCGGCTCGTGGACCGCACCAAGGACCTGGTGAAGTCGGGCGGCGAGTGGATCTCCTCCGTGGAGCTCGAGAACGCGATCATGGCCCACCCGAAGGTGGCCGAGGCCGCGGTCATCGGCATCCCCGACGAGAAGTGGTCCGAGCGCCCGCTGGCGTGCGTCGTGCCCGAGCCCGGCGAGGGACTCACGCTCGACGAGCTGCGCGCGTTCCTGGCCGAGCGCGTGCCCAAGTGGTGGATCCCGAACGACCTCGAGCTGATCGAGGAGGTGCCCAAGACGTCCGTGGGCAAGTTCTCCAAGAAGACGCTCCGCGAGCGGTTCGCGGAGCGCAAGGCTACGGCCTGA
- a CDS encoding D-glucuronyl C5-epimerase family protein: MVALVAAGCGEERAPAPVPTPERYDELDRLPPKTGGFDALVERRKAYEAARRAEIARMRRSKTVEGALRVARLTGRITVGAEGSMRAEWQAANAALGRLGGQPRTELGYVVGSVRALAAQRALTADRLRPTFLILRQNVRFWKDQPVPASGWRTTFGRDPTIFQYYPGHGLQVQPLASWGRANAIAGACLAALRSKTTKDTCRRAALTRSLDRLASLGARRSGYLAWEYYFAYGTGAPPWVSGMTQATAAQALSRGYRALGHTRWKRAAERSLGAFEQPPPSGVAVSVPGGKHYLLYSFSPGYHVFNGGLQAVLGLRDTSALLHSSRARRLFRAGDRAARRQVADFDTGAWSLYSERGAESTLSYHSLTAGFLGGLCDRTDARVYCRAYSRFERYEREPTRIDLAALKGTRWDRVRTVRFTLSKVSSVKVRVWGQRGISVSRDFASLPRGTHSFPWKPEGRGRYRVRIEARGPSGPVGVETRTVRVTTPAAKKKKPKKQEKARSRRSPGEKRDRG, translated from the coding sequence GTGGTCGCCCTGGTGGCCGCGGGCTGTGGCGAGGAGCGCGCGCCCGCGCCCGTGCCGACGCCCGAGCGCTACGACGAGCTCGACCGCCTGCCGCCCAAGACCGGCGGCTTCGACGCGCTCGTCGAGCGGCGCAAGGCCTACGAGGCGGCGCGGCGCGCGGAGATCGCGCGGATGCGGCGCTCGAAGACGGTGGAGGGCGCGCTGCGGGTCGCGCGCCTGACGGGACGCATCACAGTCGGGGCCGAGGGCTCGATGCGCGCCGAGTGGCAGGCCGCCAACGCCGCACTCGGCCGCCTGGGCGGGCAGCCGCGCACCGAGCTCGGCTACGTCGTCGGCTCCGTGCGTGCGCTCGCGGCTCAGCGCGCGCTGACCGCCGATCGGCTGCGCCCGACGTTCCTGATCCTGCGCCAGAACGTCCGCTTCTGGAAGGACCAGCCGGTGCCCGCGTCCGGCTGGCGGACGACGTTCGGCCGCGACCCGACGATCTTCCAGTACTACCCGGGCCACGGCCTGCAGGTCCAGCCGCTGGCGAGCTGGGGCCGCGCGAACGCGATCGCCGGCGCGTGCCTGGCCGCGCTGCGGTCGAAGACGACGAAGGACACCTGCCGTCGCGCCGCGCTGACGCGCTCACTGGACCGGCTGGCCTCGCTCGGCGCGCGCCGCAGCGGCTACCTCGCCTGGGAGTACTACTTCGCGTACGGAACCGGCGCCCCGCCGTGGGTGTCCGGGATGACGCAGGCGACGGCCGCGCAGGCGCTCTCGCGCGGCTACCGCGCGCTCGGCCACACGCGCTGGAAGCGCGCGGCGGAGCGGTCGCTGGGCGCGTTCGAGCAGCCGCCGCCGAGCGGCGTCGCCGTCTCCGTGCCCGGCGGCAAGCACTACCTCCTGTACTCGTTCTCGCCCGGCTACCACGTGTTCAACGGCGGCCTGCAGGCCGTGCTCGGCCTGCGCGACACGAGCGCCCTGCTGCACTCCTCCCGCGCGCGCCGGCTGTTCCGCGCCGGTGACCGCGCGGCTCGCCGTCAGGTGGCGGACTTCGACACGGGCGCCTGGTCGTTGTATTCCGAACGCGGCGCGGAGTCCACGCTCAGCTACCACTCGCTGACGGCCGGCTTCCTCGGCGGGCTGTGCGACCGGACCGACGCCCGCGTCTACTGCCGCGCCTACTCGCGGTTCGAGCGGTACGAGCGCGAGCCGACGCGGATCGACCTGGCCGCGCTCAAGGGCACCCGCTGGGATCGCGTGCGGACCGTCCGCTTCACGCTCTCGAAAGTGTCCTCCGTCAAGGTCCGCGTGTGGGGCCAGCGCGGCATCAGCGTGTCCCGCGACTTCGCGAGCCTCCCACGCGGGACGCACTCGTTCCCGTGGAAGCCGGAGGGCCGTGGCCGCTACCGCGTGCGGATCGAGGCGCGCGGTCCCAGCGGGCCGGTGGGGGTCGAGACCCGGACGGTCCGCGTCACGACGCCCGCCGCCAAGAAGAAGAAGCCGAAGAAGCAGGAGAAGGCCAGATCCCGCCGCTCGCCCGGTGAGAAACGCGACCGAGGTTGA
- a CDS encoding acyl-CoA desaturase, producing MTATQTTRDDVQPVANENLDRFLTGTVTVLPILALGVVAWQLWSSLLGWSDLIVFAIMYISTGLGITVGFHRLFTHRSFKTGKAVRAILAALGSAAIEGPVISWVADHRKHHTFSDQPGDPHSPHVDHGHGLKGALRGLFHAHVGWLFIHTQRGLKTRYAPDLMKDPVVAFINRTFVWWVAAGLVVPFLLGWAIGGTVAEGLTGLLWGGAVRMLVLHHATYSINSLCHFFGRRKYETTDESRNLWWLSFFTFGEAWHNNHHAFPTSARHGLSRWNFDPSAWVIWALEKTGLAWDVVRVSPERQAAKLAT from the coding sequence ATGACGGCGACCCAAACCACGCGCGACGACGTCCAGCCCGTCGCCAACGAGAACCTCGACCGCTTCCTCACCGGGACCGTGACCGTTCTTCCGATCCTGGCTTTGGGAGTGGTCGCCTGGCAGCTGTGGTCTTCGCTGCTCGGCTGGAGCGACCTGATCGTGTTCGCGATCATGTACATCTCGACCGGGCTCGGGATCACGGTCGGCTTCCACCGGCTGTTCACGCACCGCTCGTTCAAGACGGGCAAGGCCGTACGCGCGATCCTCGCCGCGCTCGGCAGCGCGGCGATCGAAGGCCCGGTCATCTCGTGGGTGGCCGACCACCGCAAGCACCACACGTTCTCGGACCAGCCGGGTGACCCGCACTCCCCGCACGTGGACCACGGGCACGGCCTCAAGGGCGCGCTGCGCGGCCTGTTCCACGCGCACGTCGGCTGGCTGTTCATCCACACCCAGCGCGGCCTGAAGACGCGCTACGCGCCGGACCTGATGAAGGACCCCGTGGTGGCGTTCATCAACCGCACGTTCGTGTGGTGGGTGGCCGCGGGCCTCGTCGTCCCGTTCCTCCTCGGCTGGGCGATCGGCGGCACCGTCGCCGAAGGCCTCACCGGGCTCCTGTGGGGCGGTGCCGTGCGGATGCTCGTCCTGCATCACGCCACCTACAGCATCAACTCGCTGTGCCACTTCTTCGGCCGCCGCAAGTACGAGACGACGGACGAGTCGCGCAACCTGTGGTGGCTGTCGTTCTTCACCTTCGGCGAGGCGTGGCACAACAACCATCATGCGTTTCCCACGTCCGCACGGCATGGTCTCTCACGATGGAACTTCGATCCTTCCGCGTGGGTGATCTGGGCCCTCGAGAAGACGGGCCTCGCCTGGGACGTGGTCCGCGTGTCCCCCGAACGTCAGGCCGCCAAGCTCGCGACGTGA